In the Aneurinibacillus soli genome, one interval contains:
- a CDS encoding 3D domain-containing protein: MQKIKNMSLSVFRKPHSHKGNRWPLLIGIPVIALFLLIHTVNSLAEAPQSTGEHISTELQHQSETSFLLTPLQNGEASAKELVSLGLAYGTPSDIVTIASRSSKAKERALSQRKKKTSRSEMRQAREGMVFTANASGYTGPGKTKLGTKVRPGIVAVDPDYIPLGTVLWVEGYGTCRAEDTGGAIKGNAIDLVFATTEDANAWGRKDVQVRVMKLPE, from the coding sequence ATGCAAAAGATAAAAAACATGTCGTTGTCCGTATTCAGAAAGCCACACAGTCATAAGGGAAACAGGTGGCCCTTACTTATAGGAATCCCTGTCATTGCATTGTTTTTACTTATCCACACGGTTAATTCTCTTGCTGAAGCTCCTCAATCCACCGGAGAACATATTTCTACTGAACTGCAGCACCAGAGCGAAACATCATTTCTTCTGACACCGCTGCAAAACGGAGAAGCCTCAGCAAAAGAATTAGTTTCACTCGGCCTAGCTTATGGCACACCATCTGACATTGTCACCATCGCATCCCGATCCAGCAAAGCAAAAGAACGAGCGCTCTCTCAGAGGAAAAAGAAAACATCCCGCAGTGAAATGCGCCAGGCTCGTGAAGGCATGGTATTCACAGCTAACGCATCCGGCTACACCGGGCCAGGTAAAACAAAGCTCGGAACAAAAGTGCGTCCCGGTATCGTAGCTGTTGATCCGGATTACATCCCACTCGGCACTGTTCTGTGGGTAGAAGGCTACGGTACATGCCGTGCCGAAGATACAGGTGGTGCGATTAAAGGCAACGCGATTGATCTCGTCTTTGCTACGACAGAAGACGCGAATGCCTGGGGACGCAAAGATGTACAGGTGCGCGTGATGAAGCTCCCGGAATAA
- the mnmA gene encoding tRNA 2-thiouridine(34) synthase MnmA, whose translation MNKAPENTRVVVGMSGGVDSSVAALLLKQQGYDVIGIFMKNWDDTDEFGHCTAEEDYEDVRRVCGQIGIPYYTVNFEKEYWDKVFTYFLDEYKKGRTPNPDVMCNKEIKFKAFLERALDLGADYVATGHYAQVDFHDGEYRMLRGADARKDQTYFLNQLGQEQLSKTMFPLGHLPKTEVRAIAEKAGLVTAKKKDSTGICFIGERNFKEFLSSYLPANPGEIRSVDGEVKGRHDGLMYYTLGQRQGLGIGGGGTGTGEPWFVVGKDLAQNVLYVAQGDHDRLYTDWLEASDLHWVSDRAEPATFRCTAKFRYRQPDQGVTVYVEADNRCRVVFDEPQRAITPGQAVVFYEGDVCLGGATIDRTEKNQA comes from the coding sequence ATGAATAAAGCACCAGAAAACACAAGGGTCGTAGTTGGAATGTCAGGCGGCGTGGATTCTTCCGTCGCAGCTCTGTTGCTTAAACAGCAAGGATATGATGTGATCGGCATCTTTATGAAAAATTGGGACGATACCGATGAATTCGGCCACTGCACGGCCGAAGAAGATTACGAAGATGTGCGCCGGGTATGCGGTCAGATTGGTATTCCATACTACACGGTGAATTTTGAGAAAGAATACTGGGATAAGGTATTCACATATTTTCTGGATGAATACAAAAAAGGCCGGACGCCAAATCCAGACGTGATGTGCAATAAGGAAATTAAATTTAAAGCCTTCCTTGAGCGTGCGCTTGATCTGGGTGCAGATTACGTCGCAACAGGTCATTATGCGCAAGTGGACTTCCATGACGGGGAGTACCGCATGCTGCGTGGCGCAGATGCGCGTAAGGATCAGACGTATTTCCTTAATCAGCTCGGTCAGGAACAATTGTCGAAGACGATGTTCCCATTGGGGCATCTTCCGAAGACGGAAGTGCGTGCGATTGCTGAAAAAGCGGGGCTGGTGACGGCGAAGAAGAAAGACAGTACGGGCATTTGCTTCATCGGGGAGCGTAATTTTAAAGAGTTTCTTAGTTCATATCTTCCGGCAAATCCAGGTGAGATTCGCAGTGTTGATGGTGAGGTCAAAGGACGTCATGATGGGCTTATGTATTACACGCTCGGTCAGCGACAGGGGCTTGGCATTGGCGGTGGCGGTACTGGAACAGGTGAGCCATGGTTTGTCGTCGGCAAAGACCTCGCACAAAATGTTTTATACGTAGCGCAAGGTGATCATGACCGTCTGTATACAGACTGGCTGGAAGCGAGCGACTTACACTGGGTAAGCGATCGGGCGGAACCTGCTACATTCCGCTGTACAGCGAAGTTCCGCTATCGTCAGCCTGATCAAGGGGTAACCGTATATGTAGAAGCGGACAATCGCTGTCGGGTCGTGTTCGACGAACCGCAGCGTGCGATTACACCAGGACAGGCGGTTGTGTTCTATGAGGGTGATGTGTGCCTAGGTGGGGCAACAATCGACCGAACAGAGAAAAATCAAGCGTAA
- the acnA gene encoding aconitate hydratase AcnA encodes MTNKQSLRDMCRAQLSSGQTYYRLQALEENGLGPISHLPVSIKILLEAVLRNMDGRAITDEHVKRIASWNPNPAPEDMHEIPFLPARVILQDFTGVPAVVDLAAMRQAVAKIGMPAEKINPLIPVDLVIDHSVQVDQAGSETALGYNMEREFERNLERYEFLRWATQAFSNFRAVPPAVGIVHQVNIEYLASVVTERKTEEGIAVFPDSLVGTDSHTTMANGLGVLGWGVGGIEAEAAMLGQPMYFLLPRVVGFELTGELPEGSTATDLALTVTNILRKKGVVGKFVEFFGSGLSTMPLEDRATVANMAPEYGATVGFFPIDEQTIRYLHTTGRTEEHIKLVEEYAKTQGMFRDDSASLTYSEVLTLDLSSVVPSLAGPKRPQDRIELTNMKEDFEKTIRKSIKEGGFGLSDEQIKQEVSVTYSDGSAAPLHNGSVVIAAITSCTNTSNPSVMLGAGLLAKKAVEKGLHRNPNVKSSLAPGSRVVTQYLDDAKLTQYLDQLGFQTVGYGCTTCIGNSGPLIPEVSRAIQENDLTVAAVLSGNRNFEGRIHPLIKANYLASPLLVVAYALAGTMDIDLFNDPIGHDDSNNPVYLKDIWPSPAEVQAVIDSVITPEMYREKYDNVHAFNKRWNEIDIPKEQIYTWNDQSTYIQSPPFFTDFSLDVHSIKPIQNTKLLALLGNSVTTDHISPAGAIKPDGPAGLYLQSKNVEIRDFNSFGSRRGNHEVMMRGTFANIRIRNLLAPGTEGGVTTYLPTGEVMSIYDAAMKYQESDTPLMIIAGKEYGTGSSRDWAAKGTLLLGVKAVIAESYERIHRSNLVGMGVLPLQFQENMSAETVGIQGNETFSILDFGDNVQPRQDITVQATRPDGSTFSFVCTVRLDTDVEIDYYRNGGILQMVLRNLVQEPHESIPSPS; translated from the coding sequence ATGACGAACAAACAATCTTTGCGTGATATGTGCCGCGCACAGCTTTCGAGCGGTCAGACATATTACCGTCTACAAGCACTTGAAGAAAATGGTCTTGGCCCAATTTCGCACCTGCCTGTTTCGATCAAAATTTTGCTTGAAGCCGTCCTGCGTAATATGGATGGAAGGGCTATTACAGATGAACATGTAAAACGGATTGCGTCCTGGAATCCGAATCCCGCACCGGAGGACATGCATGAGATTCCGTTCCTGCCTGCCCGAGTGATCCTGCAAGATTTTACAGGTGTTCCTGCCGTAGTAGACCTTGCTGCGATGCGTCAAGCCGTAGCAAAAATCGGCATGCCCGCCGAAAAAATCAATCCGCTTATTCCCGTTGATCTTGTGATCGACCATTCCGTACAGGTCGATCAGGCCGGTTCAGAAACAGCACTGGGCTACAACATGGAGCGCGAGTTTGAACGCAATCTGGAACGCTATGAATTCTTGCGCTGGGCAACCCAGGCCTTCTCGAACTTCCGTGCAGTCCCGCCAGCTGTCGGCATCGTGCATCAGGTTAACATCGAATATCTAGCATCCGTTGTGACCGAACGTAAGACAGAAGAAGGCATAGCTGTATTTCCTGATTCACTTGTTGGTACCGATTCTCATACAACAATGGCGAATGGGCTTGGCGTACTTGGCTGGGGAGTTGGGGGCATCGAGGCAGAGGCGGCGATGCTCGGTCAGCCTATGTATTTCCTGCTCCCGCGCGTCGTTGGCTTCGAACTGACAGGCGAACTTCCAGAAGGGTCAACCGCTACAGATCTCGCACTCACTGTCACGAACATTTTGCGTAAAAAAGGCGTAGTCGGCAAATTCGTGGAATTCTTCGGTTCCGGTCTGTCTACCATGCCGCTTGAAGACCGTGCAACTGTTGCCAATATGGCGCCGGAATATGGGGCAACAGTCGGCTTTTTCCCGATTGACGAGCAGACCATTCGCTACTTGCACACAACAGGGCGCACGGAAGAGCACATCAAGCTTGTAGAAGAGTATGCCAAAACACAAGGCATGTTCCGCGATGATAGCGCCTCACTTACGTACTCAGAAGTGCTCACACTTGACCTATCCTCCGTCGTGCCATCGCTTGCCGGACCGAAGCGCCCGCAGGATCGTATTGAACTGACAAACATGAAGGAAGACTTTGAGAAGACCATTCGCAAGTCGATCAAAGAAGGCGGCTTCGGCCTATCTGATGAACAAATCAAGCAGGAAGTATCTGTTACGTATTCGGATGGTAGTGCAGCCCCACTGCATAACGGCTCCGTTGTCATCGCAGCGATCACCAGCTGTACGAACACATCCAATCCGTCCGTTATGCTCGGCGCGGGACTCTTGGCCAAAAAAGCTGTCGAGAAAGGTCTCCACCGCAATCCGAATGTGAAATCCAGCCTCGCCCCCGGCTCCCGTGTCGTTACCCAGTATCTTGATGATGCCAAGCTGACACAATATTTGGACCAGCTCGGATTCCAAACCGTTGGCTACGGCTGTACAACGTGCATCGGCAACAGCGGTCCACTCATCCCGGAAGTGTCACGCGCCATTCAAGAAAATGATCTGACTGTAGCGGCCGTTTTAAGTGGAAACCGTAACTTTGAAGGCCGTATTCATCCACTGATCAAGGCTAACTATCTGGCTTCCCCTCTGCTTGTAGTTGCTTATGCGCTTGCTGGAACGATGGATATCGACCTGTTCAATGATCCTATCGGACATGATGACAGCAATAATCCGGTTTATCTGAAAGATATTTGGCCGTCGCCTGCTGAAGTTCAGGCCGTGATTGATTCCGTTATTACACCGGAAATGTATCGCGAAAAATATGATAATGTCCATGCCTTTAACAAACGCTGGAATGAAATCGATATTCCGAAAGAGCAGATTTATACATGGAACGATCAATCGACGTATATTCAATCACCGCCTTTCTTTACAGACTTCTCGCTTGATGTTCATTCTATCAAACCGATTCAGAATACTAAATTACTCGCTTTGCTCGGCAATTCCGTCACAACCGATCACATCTCTCCAGCGGGTGCGATTAAGCCAGACGGTCCGGCGGGTCTGTATTTGCAATCCAAGAACGTGGAGATACGTGACTTCAACTCCTTCGGCTCACGTCGTGGGAATCACGAAGTCATGATGCGCGGTACATTCGCCAACATCCGTATCCGTAACCTATTGGCTCCCGGAACAGAAGGCGGTGTTACGACATACTTGCCAACTGGCGAAGTCATGTCTATTTATGATGCTGCGATGAAGTATCAGGAGTCCGACACGCCGCTCATGATTATCGCAGGCAAAGAATACGGAACCGGAAGTTCTCGTGACTGGGCGGCCAAGGGAACGCTGCTGCTCGGTGTTAAGGCCGTGATCGCAGAAAGCTACGAACGAATTCACCGCAGCAATCTTGTCGGCATGGGTGTACTTCCACTCCAATTCCAGGAGAACATGAGCGCAGAGACTGTCGGCATTCAAGGCAATGAAACATTCTCCATTTTAGATTTTGGAGATAATGTACAGCCACGCCAGGACATTACAGTTCAAGCAACACGACCAGATGGCTCAACGTTCTCTTTTGTCTGCACGGTTCGACTCGATACGGATGTCGAGATTGATTACTACCGGAACGGCGGAATTCTCCAGATGGTACTCCGCAACCTTGTCCAGGAACCGCATGAATCGATCCCTTCACCTTCCTAA
- a CDS encoding CcdC family protein: MSVAVLSTIVVLFMAVMAFFIRMRAAKKPVSAKKIILPPFFMSTGFMMFLYPPTHVPVTYAVAAFVCGMILSYPLIATSRFEVVGDHIYMKRSKAFLVILLGLIAIRTTLKSYIGMYINPMETAGIFFILAFGMIVTWRIAMYFTYIRFQRDLKNDYDLTMNPSRQ, translated from the coding sequence ATGAGTGTAGCTGTACTGAGTACGATTGTAGTACTTTTCATGGCTGTAATGGCGTTTTTTATACGAATGCGAGCGGCCAAAAAGCCGGTTTCGGCGAAAAAGATTATACTACCACCGTTCTTTATGAGTACGGGATTTATGATGTTTCTTTATCCACCTACGCATGTACCGGTCACCTATGCGGTTGCTGCGTTTGTCTGTGGAATGATACTGTCGTATCCGTTGATCGCAACATCACGTTTTGAAGTAGTTGGCGATCATATATACATGAAACGGTCGAAAGCCTTTTTAGTTATTTTGCTTGGGCTGATTGCAATTCGGACGACTTTGAAATCGTACATTGGAATGTATATCAACCCAATGGAAACAGCCGGGATCTTCTTTATCCTTGCATTCGGGATGATTGTGACATGGCGAATTGCGATGTATTTTACGTATATTCGTTTTCAACGTGACCTAAAAAATGACTATGATCTTACTATGAATCCAAGCCGCCAATGA
- a CDS encoding FadR/GntR family transcriptional regulator, translated as MKAIPMIRARKTYEEVADYLRELIMSGAYMPGEQLPSLRELRDMLGVSQSTIREALSSLKTMGLIIIKQGEGTFVTRHKPEELLSAFEAIRPVTRQDIISILEVRKIIESGNAKLAAERRTDSELLEIEKALSEMKQALENGELGHEADWKFHYAVARASHNHVLESVMLSISETMETSLRTSRMKLYTRRGNPEVLYQEHVSIYEAIRAQNVNKAEEAMLYHLVGVEKKMLS; from the coding sequence GTGAAAGCGATACCAATGATACGAGCGCGCAAAACATATGAAGAGGTAGCGGATTATTTACGTGAGCTCATTATGTCTGGTGCATATATGCCTGGGGAGCAGTTACCTTCATTACGCGAACTGAGGGACATGCTTGGTGTGAGCCAATCGACCATTCGAGAAGCGTTGAGTTCGCTCAAAACAATGGGTCTCATCATAATCAAGCAGGGAGAAGGCACATTTGTAACACGACATAAACCGGAAGAGCTGCTGTCGGCGTTTGAAGCGATTCGTCCGGTTACTCGGCAGGATATTATTTCTATTCTTGAAGTTCGCAAAATCATTGAAAGCGGAAATGCCAAACTGGCTGCTGAACGTAGAACGGACAGCGAACTGCTGGAGATTGAGAAAGCGCTTTCGGAAATGAAGCAGGCGCTTGAGAATGGCGAACTGGGCCATGAGGCTGACTGGAAGTTTCATTACGCAGTGGCCCGTGCTTCTCATAATCATGTGCTGGAATCTGTCATGCTGTCTATTTCGGAAACGATGGAAACATCTTTGCGTACAAGCCGCATGAAGCTGTATACGCGTCGGGGAAATCCGGAGGTACTGTACCAGGAGCATGTGAGTATTTATGAGGCGATCCGTGCACAAAATGTAAACAAGGCGGAAGAAGCCATGCTGTATCATTTAGTAGGGGTGGAGAAAAAGATGCTGTCCTAG
- the lldP gene encoding L-lactate permease — protein MQTWTQVYSPLGSLGLSAVVALIPIVFFFLALAVFRMKGHTAGLITVLLSLAIAILVYKMPVSMALAATGYGFMYGLWPIAWIIVTAVFLYKITVKTGQFEIIRSSVVSITEDQRLQMLLVGFAFGAFLEGAAGFGAPVAITAALLVGLGFNPLYAAGLCLIANTAPVAFGAMGVPIITAGQVTGLDALHIGQMAGRQLPILSLFVPFWIIIIMDGIRGVRETWPAILVAGGSFAITQYFTANFIGPELPDITSALVSLIALAGFLKVWKPKRIFRFEDGGSASVEKVNTEVKYTGGQIFKAWSPFIILTIMVTIWSLQPFKDLFGKTGALKALVFKIPVPYLDKLVIKTQPIVTKPTPYDAVFKFDILSATGTAILLAAIITMIVLKFKLSDGVKLFGETLSELKKPILSIGLVLAFAMVANYSGLSSTLALVLAGAGGLFPFFSPFLGWLGVFLTGSDTSSNALFCNLQSVTAQQIGVKETLLVAANTSGGVTGKMISPQSIAVACAAVGLVGKESDLFRFTLKHSLFFATIVGVITYIQAYMLPWMIP, from the coding sequence ATGCAAACGTGGACACAAGTATATAGTCCGCTAGGAAGTCTAGGGTTGTCAGCTGTTGTTGCACTTATTCCAATTGTTTTCTTCTTTCTGGCACTCGCCGTGTTTCGGATGAAGGGACATACAGCAGGCTTGATTACGGTTCTGCTGTCGCTTGCGATTGCCATACTTGTATACAAAATGCCAGTCTCGATGGCGCTTGCAGCTACAGGGTATGGATTTATGTATGGGTTATGGCCGATTGCCTGGATCATTGTAACCGCTGTCTTCTTGTATAAAATTACAGTGAAAACCGGACAATTCGAAATTATTCGTTCGTCTGTTGTGTCGATTACGGAAGATCAGCGTCTGCAAATGTTGCTTGTCGGTTTTGCATTTGGCGCATTTCTGGAAGGTGCAGCTGGCTTTGGTGCCCCGGTAGCGATTACAGCAGCTCTGCTTGTTGGACTTGGTTTTAATCCGCTGTATGCGGCAGGTCTGTGCTTGATTGCCAATACAGCGCCGGTAGCATTTGGTGCGATGGGTGTTCCGATTATAACAGCCGGTCAGGTGACCGGACTTGACGCGCTCCATATTGGACAGATGGCAGGTCGCCAGTTGCCAATACTTTCTTTATTCGTACCGTTCTGGATTATTATCATTATGGATGGCATCCGTGGGGTGCGTGAGACATGGCCGGCTATTTTAGTGGCGGGTGGATCGTTTGCGATTACACAGTATTTCACAGCTAACTTCATTGGACCGGAGCTGCCGGATATTACGTCTGCTCTTGTCAGCCTGATTGCGCTGGCTGGATTCCTCAAAGTATGGAAGCCAAAGCGAATCTTTCGTTTTGAAGATGGTGGCTCTGCAAGCGTAGAGAAAGTAAACACCGAAGTGAAATATACAGGCGGACAGATTTTTAAAGCGTGGTCTCCATTTATTATTCTGACCATAATGGTAACGATTTGGAGTTTGCAGCCGTTCAAAGACTTATTTGGGAAGACAGGCGCATTAAAAGCGCTCGTGTTTAAAATCCCGGTGCCGTATCTTGATAAGCTTGTTATTAAGACGCAGCCAATTGTAACGAAGCCAACGCCGTATGATGCGGTGTTTAAATTCGATATTTTATCCGCAACCGGAACGGCAATCTTGCTGGCGGCGATTATTACGATGATTGTGTTGAAGTTTAAACTGAGTGATGGGGTCAAATTGTTTGGAGAGACGCTATCGGAACTGAAAAAGCCAATTCTCTCTATCGGTCTAGTGCTTGCGTTTGCGATGGTGGCCAACTATTCGGGTCTGTCTTCTACACTGGCGCTCGTGCTGGCCGGAGCAGGTGGATTGTTCCCATTCTTCTCACCGTTCCTTGGCTGGCTCGGGGTATTCCTCACCGGTTCCGATACGTCAAGCAATGCGCTGTTCTGTAACTTGCAGAGTGTAACAGCTCAGCAGATTGGTGTAAAAGAGACGCTGCTTGTGGCGGCAAATACAAGTGGCGGGGTTACCGGTAAGATGATTTCACCACAGTCGATTGCGGTGGCCTGTGCAGCGGTAGGGCTGGTCGGCAAAGAGTCTGATCTGTTCCGCTTCACGCTAAAGCACAGTCTGTTTTTTGCGACGATTGTTGGGGTTATCACATACATTCAGGCGTATATGCTGCCATGGATGATTCCATAA
- a CDS encoding (Fe-S)-binding protein translates to MKVSIFITCLSDAIYPRVGEAMSRLLARQGVKLHFPETQTCCGQPAFNSGYWDEARASAKTLLDAFEDSDFVVSPSGSCTGMIHHYYPQLFKDDPAMLKRAEAFIEKTYEFSQFLVGVLGVTDVGAYFPHKVTYHPSCHGSRLLGIKDEPRTLLENVKGMEFVPLPFAEDCCGFGGTFAIKMSEISGAMVEEKANHVLETDAEVLVGMDMGCLMNISGRLSREGKPVRVMHIAELLYEGVKRQS, encoded by the coding sequence ATGAAAGTTTCTATTTTTATTACGTGCCTATCAGATGCGATTTATCCGCGTGTGGGCGAAGCGATGTCACGTCTGTTGGCGAGACAGGGTGTCAAGTTGCATTTTCCAGAAACACAGACGTGCTGTGGTCAGCCAGCGTTTAACAGCGGCTACTGGGACGAGGCGCGAGCGAGTGCGAAAACATTGTTGGATGCATTTGAAGACAGTGATTTTGTTGTTTCGCCATCCGGGTCTTGTACGGGGATGATTCATCATTATTACCCGCAGTTGTTTAAGGATGATCCAGCTATGCTGAAGCGTGCTGAAGCGTTTATTGAAAAAACGTATGAATTTTCCCAGTTTCTCGTCGGCGTGCTTGGCGTGACCGATGTGGGAGCGTACTTCCCACATAAAGTGACGTACCATCCATCCTGCCACGGAAGTCGTTTGCTTGGCATTAAGGACGAACCACGCACGCTGCTCGAAAACGTCAAAGGAATGGAGTTCGTTCCACTGCCATTTGCCGAAGATTGCTGTGGCTTTGGAGGGACATTCGCAATCAAAATGTCGGAGATTTCCGGTGCGATGGTCGAAGAAAAAGCCAATCATGTACTGGAAACAGATGCTGAAGTGTTGGTTGGTATGGATATGGGCTGTCTGATGAATATTTCAGGTCGTCTAAGCCGGGAAGGGAAGCCAGTACGAGTGATGCATATCGCAGAATTGCTGTATGAAGGGGTGAAACGGCAGTCATGA
- a CDS encoding LutB/LldF family L-lactate oxidation iron-sulfur protein, with product MSSLDPKLKLKERAHVSLNDEFLRNAVKYTTEKLRSGKKLASEELGNWEDWRERARQIRLHTIANLDYYLGQFVQNAREAGVHVHFARTAQDAVDITMQIAKEKQARSVVKSKSMVSEELHINHRLEEIGVDAIETDLGEYIIQLAGETPSHIIIPAIHKNKQQVADLFSEEAGETLPADTPVLAGFARAKLREKFLEADIGMTGCNFAIAETGSITLFSNEGNARMVSTVPKTQITYMGMERIIPSLDDLEVMATMLPRSATGQKLTVYMSVITGPRRREDSDGPEDMHVIILDNGRSQQLGDPEFQEVLNCIRCGACLNACPVYRHVGGHTYGWVYSGPIGAVLTPRLNEDKQKWGEVAYASSLCGACYEACPVKIPLHDMLVYIRRQNVEGGLTPGAEQTAFKGFKYVMSDYKNFRRVLKLGRLGQKFVAQDGVIKSKLGPLKGWNEYRHAPTLANESFRDSWKALDHDLQREVSEMDPAVLKRLKEAKQKREGRE from the coding sequence ATGAGTTCATTAGATCCAAAGTTAAAACTAAAAGAACGTGCTCACGTATCCTTAAATGACGAGTTCCTTCGCAATGCTGTTAAGTATACAACGGAAAAACTGCGTTCTGGCAAGAAGCTTGCATCAGAGGAGCTGGGCAATTGGGAAGATTGGCGGGAACGAGCCCGACAGATTCGCCTGCATACGATTGCAAATCTGGATTATTATTTGGGTCAGTTCGTGCAAAATGCGCGTGAGGCAGGTGTACACGTTCACTTCGCCCGTACGGCCCAGGATGCAGTAGACATCACGATGCAGATTGCCAAGGAGAAGCAGGCGCGTTCGGTCGTGAAATCCAAGTCGATGGTATCTGAAGAGCTTCATATTAACCATCGTCTTGAAGAGATCGGTGTAGACGCGATTGAGACGGATCTTGGAGAATACATCATCCAACTCGCCGGAGAGACCCCATCTCATATCATCATTCCGGCGATTCATAAAAACAAGCAGCAAGTAGCCGATTTGTTTTCGGAGGAAGCGGGAGAAACGCTTCCGGCTGATACGCCAGTATTGGCTGGCTTCGCTCGTGCGAAGCTGCGTGAGAAATTCTTAGAAGCCGATATCGGCATGACTGGTTGCAACTTCGCGATTGCCGAAACGGGCTCGATCACACTGTTTTCAAATGAAGGAAACGCCCGTATGGTGAGTACGGTGCCGAAGACGCAGATTACGTATATGGGAATGGAGCGCATCATTCCATCGCTTGACGATCTGGAAGTGATGGCGACGATGCTTCCGCGTTCGGCGACGGGTCAGAAGCTGACTGTCTATATGTCCGTCATTACAGGGCCGCGTCGCCGCGAGGATTCGGATGGACCGGAAGATATGCATGTGATTATTCTCGATAATGGCCGTTCCCAGCAGCTCGGTGATCCTGAGTTTCAGGAAGTGCTCAATTGCATTCGCTGCGGAGCTTGCCTGAATGCGTGCCCGGTATATCGCCATGTTGGTGGTCATACGTATGGTTGGGTATACAGTGGTCCGATTGGGGCTGTGCTGACGCCGCGCCTGAATGAGGACAAACAGAAGTGGGGCGAAGTTGCGTATGCGTCGAGCTTATGCGGAGCGTGCTATGAAGCATGCCCGGTCAAAATTCCGCTGCATGATATGCTGGTCTATATTCGTCGGCAAAATGTAGAAGGTGGGCTGACTCCGGGTGCGGAGCAAACCGCATTTAAGGGATTTAAGTATGTTATGTCTGACTATAAAAACTTCCGCCGCGTGCTGAAACTTGGCAGGTTGGGCCAGAAGTTCGTTGCCCAGGATGGGGTTATCAAATCAAAGCTTGGTCCATTGAAAGGTTGGAATGAATATCGGCATGCGCCAACACTGGCGAATGAATCATTCCGCGATTCGTGGAAAGCGCTCGACCATGATTTGCAGCGCGAAGTGTCGGAGATGGACCCGGCTGTGCTGAAGCGCCTGAAAGAAGCAAAGCAGAAGCGGGAGGGGAGAGAATAA
- a CDS encoding LutC/YkgG family protein: MAVSEQEFLNHIAQRLNRPRVTEKPQHPFRGAPDFWLQYELASDERIELFMANWRANGGTAERVGSMEEVRSYIVSMAQTMKAKYMIRFDHPALNEMKIESDLPGVEMAVWNENGDDLLAKAAGADIGIAVMDYAIGHTGTAVSVSASTQGRSVSLLPTVFVAIIRAEDVKTRMGEVMKDLTRRFGTKMPAGIHFISGPSRSADIENDLTIGVHGPGIVHALIV; this comes from the coding sequence ATGGCAGTAAGCGAACAGGAGTTTTTGAATCATATCGCACAGCGTCTGAATCGTCCACGTGTAACGGAAAAGCCGCAGCATCCGTTTCGCGGAGCACCAGACTTCTGGCTGCAGTATGAGCTAGCATCAGATGAACGAATTGAACTGTTCATGGCGAACTGGCGTGCGAATGGCGGCACAGCAGAACGTGTGGGGAGCATGGAAGAAGTGCGGAGCTATATTGTAAGCATGGCGCAGACGATGAAGGCGAAATACATGATTCGTTTTGATCATCCAGCTTTGAACGAGATGAAGATAGAATCGGATCTGCCGGGTGTTGAGATGGCTGTCTGGAATGAAAACGGGGATGATTTGCTCGCGAAAGCTGCCGGGGCTGATATCGGCATTGCCGTAATGGATTATGCGATTGGGCATACAGGAACGGCAGTATCAGTATCAGCTTCGACTCAAGGACGTTCCGTAAGCCTTTTGCCGACGGTTTTTGTGGCGATTATCCGGGCGGAAGATGTGAAGACGCGAATGGGCGAAGTGATGAAAGACTTAACTCGTCGTTTTGGTACGAAAATGCCGGCAGGAATTCACTTTATTAGTGGTCCGAGCCGGTCAGCGGATATTGAGAATGATTTGACAATCGGTGTGCATGGACCAGGAATTGTGCATGCGCTTATTGTTTAG